The stretch of DNA CATGTTGGGTTGCGGCGCGATGAGGCGACTCTACAGGCGATTTCCTATTACGCAAAGCTGCCCGAGGCGCTGCCTGCTGAAAGCCGCGTCTACGTACTTGATCCAATGTTGGCGACCGGGGGATCTGCCGTCGCAGCAATCTCGCTCTTTACAGATTTGAAGGTGCAGACAATTCACCTTGTTTCATTCGTGGCAGCGCCAGAGGGGATAAAACGAGTTCACTCGAAGTTTCCTCAAGTTAAAATCACGACCGCATCCGTCGACTCGAATTTGAACGAACACGGCTACATCGTGCCAGGGTTGGGCGATGCCGGAGATCGAATTTTCGGCACTTAGCCAAATAAGTTAATCTAAAATCGCAACATTGGCGCTCAGGATGGGAATTTTACGAATTTACTCTCATCTTGTCGCGCACTAATATCTCTGTACTGAGGAAGTGCCCGATCTGACTCAGACAATCACTGAAACGTCTCTTCGAGACGAAGGATGCATTATGGGCAATGGTTTTGATAACACGAATCAACAGCAACAGCAGCAAACCGGCTCCTACGGTTTGAACGCGACGGATGTTTATTTACCGCCACCAAGCTCGAATCAACCATGGCGCCCAAACTACGGGCAAGTAGCCCCGGCATACGGAAACACTGGCGACGGCAGCATCGGTAATCCCAACGGTCAACAAGGTCAGACTTACGAAGGCGGCGTACCTGTGCAACCACGGCCGGTGCAGCAACCAGGTGGCTATCAAACTCCGTACAACCAGTATCCAGGTCAGGACGTCAATCAAGGCGGTGCGGCGTACAATCCCAATGGCGGTGCAGCATACAATCCAGGCGGTGCATCGGCATACAACCCTGGTGGTGCAGCCTACAATCCTGGCGACCAGCAAATTCCACAACAAGCGCCTCCGCTCGGTAACAACGCGCAGAGCGGTCCAGTCTGGAATCAACCGAACCCCAGACAACAGTCATCAGACCTGAACAACACCAGCTACAACTACGAACCGGTCGTGAAACCAATCGGAGTATTCTCAGCTTCGGTCATGGGCGGACTGGGTGGTATCGTTGGCGGCAACCTCATTCCTAACTGGGGCAACAAGGCAGCTGATGCCATTCTTCGTGACGCGCCAAAAGTCACCGAAGGAGCGAAGCCAGGCTTCTTCGAATCAGGTGGAACCTTTGAGAAAATTGTCGGCAAAGACGCGGCCAGTAAAGTTTCGAAAGGAGCAGAAGATCTGAGCTCCAAGTTCGAGGGAGCAGATGCAGGCGGTCGCGTGCAACGCGCTGCCACAAGTTGGCAAAATCAATTCGACCCACGCTATCAAAACAGAACGGCGTTGCAGGATCTTCTCGACAAAAACAATGACGCATTGAAAGAGTTTGCCGGCAAAGACAAAGCCGCTCTGGCCGAAGCAGACGCAGCCAGACTAGCAGCTCTCGAACAGAAACAAGCCATCCTCTCAGCCGGTGAAGGTGCCGCT from Candidatus Melainabacteria bacterium encodes:
- a CDS encoding uracil phosphoribosyltransferase, with protein sequence MVQTETSSVKVANHPLVQQILTRIRDYQTPTGEFRQKALQLSKFLVYEAMSELSTREVGVQTPVGAAKGIALTDYLILAPVLRAGLILAEAAQELMPSARIYHVGLRRDEATLQAISYYAKLPEALPAESRVYVLDPMLATGGSAVAAISLFTDLKVQTIHLVSFVAAPEGIKRVHSKFPQVKITTASVDSNLNEHGYIVPGLGDAGDRIFGT